The following are encoded together in the Euwallacea fornicatus isolate EFF26 chromosome 11, ASM4011564v1, whole genome shotgun sequence genome:
- the Dys gene encoding dystrophin, whose protein sequence is MQKKEDGFDQKKLELEIYLQRMESRIASMAPVGHTADVLEHQLKEQKALHAELHQFKAQIESFQQLTQRLITAHQNEDTSRFRKAAEYINQHYLRVDACIINRGKLLHSSINNLQNLDRALDKFLGWLSEVESVVENLEGDPESRRAAQQLKEIQADLERQTVTHATLRQSNLALLGTLSAEDALMVQLRGDEMERRWEALNSRTADLRNRLEHNADYWNSVLLSLRELTEWVIRKDTELGLAARQDDHRAFRQQLEDKRPLVEASLRSARQFVAGDPSGELARNLRRELVKLSDKWNALIEKSDKLAAKFEQTAIKLKQLSVSLDEACAAVSRLERATLTWSGPRSAAEARELLNNLKILEQQLPPLQRSLEDARMQANTLGNALPNNLAGQLEDCGARCRALHAAIRERREVLTSSSQGEISPGPSSVQPPWERATTPNKVPYYINHSTETTHWDHPQMLELAACLLQLNEVRFSAYRTALKLRTIQKKLCLDLAGLNTVSESFDLHGLRAQNDKILDVADMILVLRAIYSHIAAQDDNLIDVPLCVDMALNWLLNVYDSQRTGQLRVLSFKVGLTVLCKGHLEDKYRYLFRLIADPQQKADQRKLGLLLHDVLQIPRQLGEVAAFGGSNIEPSVRSCLGDREDLEVTHFLAWLQQEPQSLVWLPVLHRLAAAEKAKHQAKCNSCKQYPIVGLRYRCLKCFNFDMCQICFFSGKLTKGHKLTHPMHEYCAATTSIEDVRDFTKALRNKFKSKRYFTKHPRLGYLPVRSVLEGDELESPVASPQHNDMHSRLEIYASRLAEVELRAASPDDEHRLIADYCHSLEGAPASPGQLMMVIDEEQRAELQEMICELETENQALRTEYEQLQRGSALHPLQQPHHDVLAEARLLRQHKGRLEARMQILEDHNRQLEAQLKRLKQLLAETPTSTLQTRSVTASQLNQDTPGRVNQPPPPAEMR, encoded by the exons ATGCAGAAGAAAGAGGATGGATTTGATCAAAAGAAGTTGGAGTTGGAG ATCTATCTCCAGCGGATGGAGTCCCGGATTGCCAGCATGGCCCCCGTAGGACACACGGCAGATGTCCTGGAACACCAGTTGAAAGAACAAAAAGCCTTGCATGCTGAACTGCATCAGTTCAAAGCACAAATTGAGTCTTTCCAGCAATTAACCCAAAGACTGATCACTGCGCACCAAAACGAGGATACCAGCAGATTCAGAAAA GCAGCTGAATACATAAACCAGCATTATCTCCGAGTAGATGCCTGCATAATAAATCGGGGGAAACTACTGCATTCTTCTATAAATAACTTACAAAACTTGGATAGAGCGTTGGACAAATTCTTAGGGTGGCTCAGTGAAGTTGAGTCAGTAGTGGAAAATTTGGAAGGTGACCCTGAGTCTAGGAGGGCAGCACAGCAGCTTAAGGAGATACAGGCTGATTTAGAACGACAGACTGTGACACATGCCACTTTGAGACAATCAAACTTAGCTCTTTTGGGAACATTGTCTGCAGAAGATGCTCTCATGGTGCAGTTAAGGGGGGATGAGATGGAGAGGAGGTGGGAG GCATTAAACTCTCGTACAGCTGACCTAAGAAATCGCCTTGAACATAATGCTGACTATTGGAACTCAGTTCTCTTGTCCTTGAGAGAATTGACAGAATGGGTCATCAGAAAAGACACTGAATTAGGCTTAGCAGCTCGGCAAGATGACCACAGAGCCTTCAG GCAGCAGCTTGAAGACAAACGGCCGTTGGTTGAAGCCAGTTTAAGGAGCGCCAGACAATTCGTAGCCGGCGATCCATCAGGGGAGCTTGCACGAAATCTGCGTAGGGAACTAGTAAAATTATCAGACAAGTGGAATGCTTTAATCGAAAAGTCCGACAAGTTGGCGGCTAAGTTTGAGCAAACTGCCATT AAACTAAAGCAGCTGTCTGTGAGCTTAGACGAAGCTTGCGCGGCCGTGTCGCGTCTAGAAAGGGCTACTTTGACATGGAGTGGTCCCCGCAGCGCCGCAGAAGCCCGGGAGCTGCTGAACAACCTGAAGATATTAGAGCAGCAGCTGCCCCCTTTGCAAAGATCACTGGAAGATGCACGAATGCAGGCTAATACATTGGGAAATGCTTTGCCTAACAATTTAGCCGGCCAGTTGGAGGATTGCGGGGCGCGTTGCAGGGCTTTGCACGCCGCAATTAGAGAGCGGCGGGAAGTTCTTACCAGCAGTTCCCAAG GAGAAATCTCTCCAGGCCCATCCAGCGTTCAACCCCCGTGGGAACGAGCCACAACCCCCAACAAAGTTCCATATTACATAAACCACAGCACTGAAACCACACATTGGGACCATCCACAAATGTTGGAATTGGCCGCCTGCCTTTTGCAGCTAAACGAAGTTCGATTTTCGGCGTATCGAACGGCCTTAAAGCTCCGAACCATCCAGAAGAAATTGTGCCTGGATTTGGCTGGGTTGAACACCGTTTCTGAGTCTTTCGATCTGCACGGATTGCGCGCGCAGAATGATAAGATTTTAG ATGTGGCCGACATGATCCTGGTTTTGAGAGCGATTTACAGCCACATAGCCGCCCAAGACGACAACCTAATCGACGTTCCCTTATGTGTGGACATGGCTCTGAATTGGCTGTTGAATGTCTACGATAGTCAACGCACGGGACAGCTCAGAGTCCTTAGTTTTAAAGTGGGACTGACAGTCTTGTGCAAGGGACATTTGGAAGACAAATACCGGTACTTGTTTCGGTTAATAGCTGATCCTCAGCAAAAGGCTGACCAGCGAAAACTTGGACTGCTGTTGCATGACGTGTTGCAAATTCCCAGGCAGCTTGGCGAAGTTGCTGCTTTCGGAGGATCTAACATTGAGCCCAGTGTTAGGAGTTGCTTAG GTGATAGGGAAGACTTGGAAGTAACCCACTTCCTGGCTTGGCTCCAGCAAGAGCCGCAATCTCTCGTTTGGCTTCCTGTGCTGCATCGACTGGCTGCCGCAGAGAAGGCAAAACACCAGGCCAAATGCAATTCTTGCAAGCAATACCCAATTGTGGGGCTTCGCTACCGCTGCTTGAAGTGCTTCAACTTCGACATGTGCCAGATTTGCTTTTTTTCGGGCAAGTTGACCAAGGGACATAAGCTCACCCATCCGATGCACGAGTACTGCGCAGCTACTACGTCAATCGAGGACGTCAGAGACTTCACTAAGGCTCTGAGGAATAAGTTCAAGAGCAAGCGCTACTTTACAAAACATCCGAGGTTGGGATATTTGCCTGTCCGGTCGGTTTTAGAAGGCGATGAATTGGAGAGCCCGGTAGCGTCTCCGCAACATAACGACATGCATTCCAG gcTGGAAATTTATGCTTCGAGGTTGGCCGAAGTAGAGCTAAGAGCCGCTTCCCCGGACGATGAACACAGACTAATCGCCGACTACTGTCACTCTTTAGAGGGTGCTCCGGCCAGTCCTGGCCAACTCATGATGGTAATCGATGAGGAACAACGGGCAGAACTGCAAGAAATGATCTGCGAACTTGAAACTGAAAACCAGGCATTGAGGACCGAGTACGAGCAGCTCCAGAGAGGATCGGCGCTGCATCCACTTCAACAGCCCCATCACGACGTTTTGGCCGAAGCTAGACTTTTGAGACAGCACAAAGGCAGACTCGAAGCCCGAATGCAGATACTGGAGGATCACAACAGGCAGTTGGAAGCGCAGCTCAAGAGGCTGAAACAGCTTCTGGCCGAAACCCCCACGTCCACTTTGCAGACTCGAAGCGTGACTGCTTCGCAGCTGAATCAAGACACTCCTGGCAGGGTTAATCAGCCGCCGCCTCCAGCTGAAATGCGCTGA
- the Pex13 gene encoding peroxisomal membrane protein PEX13: protein MNSAGTPWETSLLNSGQFMRSQSSGGPIMPGRPSPVLPPRPSSSSTPLNSYSSMSMPYGFSSYNSPYGSYGGFGTVCRNSLYGGYSGGSMYNNYSMFNNPMALTDDHERRFIQFAEENSKQTFASVESVVRAFNSLAMMLDNTFFAMTSSFRAILGVAENFGRLRTMFGHIWYSVNVFRFISWLYRKFRLMLGLKVSHSPTSLAWKEASASGGAVPSPGGSGWPTLAFLGVIVSASYMISKFLPKYQDKLDPANWKSSGIKAKACFDFIPTSHNELTMHTNDNITLAPTYLQEELHLKNTGWALAEHNGKSGLVPLNYIVINKSGVLPESANREVLVPRMSNIKDSNGASKSQAKRVSFGDIEIFENGEDAVRIEKLPADEKS from the coding sequence ATGAACAGCGCTGGAACTCCTTGGGAAACTTCTCTTCTAAACTCTGGCCAGTTTATGCGCAGCCAAAGCAGTGGTGGTCCGATAATGCCAGGTAGGCCCTCCCCAGTGCTACCACCCAGACCCTCATCTTCATCCACCCCATTGAATTCTTACTCATCGATGTCTATGCCCTATGGTTTTTCTTCTTACAACTCGCCCTACGGCTCATACGGAGGCTTTGGAACTGTATGCAGGAATTCGTTGTATGGAGGCTATTCTGGAGGCAGCATGTACAATAACTATAGCATGTTTAACAATCCTATGGCATTAACTGATGATCATGAAAGAAGGTTCATCCAGTTCGCAGAAGAAAACTCAAAACAGACATTTGCCAGTGTAGAAAGTGTAGTGCGTGCCTTTAATAGTCTTGCAATGATGCTAGACAATACATTCTTTGCAATGACCAGTTCATTTAGGGCGATTCTCGGGGTTGCAGAGAATTTTGGTCGTCTGAGGACAATGTTCGGACACATTTGGTATTCAGTGAATGTCTTTAGGTTTATTAGTTGGCTATATAGGAAGTTTCGTCTAATGCTCGGTCTAAAAGTTTCACACAGTCCCACATCTTTAGCTTGGAAAGAAGCAAGTGCCTCTGGAGGGGCTGTACCATCTCCTGGAGGTTCCGGCTGGCCTACTTTAGCATTTTTAGGTGTGATTGTGTCGGCATCATACATGATCAGCAAGTTTCTTCCTAAGTATCAAGACAAGCTTGATCCTGCCAATTGGAAGTCGTCAGGAATCAAAGCAAAGGCCTGCTTTGACTTTATTCCCACCTCTCATAATGAGCTCACCATGCACACCAACGACAATATTACTCTAGCACCTACTTATTTACAGGAAGAACTGCATTTGAAAAACACAGGATGGGCACTTGCAGAGCATAATGGAAAATCTGGACTCGTGCCTCTTAACTATATTGTCATAAATAAAAGTGGGGTTTTGCCAGAGTCAGCCAACAGAGAGGTGTTGGTGCCTAGAATGAGCAATATCAAAGACTCAAACGGTGCAAGTAAGAGTCAAGCAAAGAGGGTTAGCTTTGGggatattgaaatatttgaaaatggtGAGGATGCAGTTAGGATAGAAAAGTTACCTGCCGATGAGAAGTCTTAA
- the Bx42 gene encoding puff-specific protein Bx42 has protein sequence MDLSSILPNPVQPIWDRDDERRKRAALKPSTVIVSAQAIAPPYGQRRGWVPRNVTDFGDGGAFPEIHVAQYPLEMGRKKSATSNALAVQLDADGKVKYDVLARQGHGKDKIVYSKLSDLLPTEVVSENDPSLEKPGQEEIDENTERTRLELMKITNSKIAAAMPVRAAEKLGPAQFIRYTPSQQGAAFNSGAKQRVIRLVEAQVDPMEPPKFKINKKIPRGPPSPPAPVLHSPTRRVTVKEQKEWKIPPCISNWKNAKGYTVPLDKRLAADGRGLQQLHINENFAKLAEALYIADRKAREAVETRAQLEKKLAQKEKEAKEEHLRQLAQKARDERAGIKPSGSGHTRNVDDEEKERELLRHDRHKERARERNLARAAPEKRSKLQRERERDISEQIALGMPARGQSSNETQFDQRLFGQSKGLGQGYGDDEAYNVYDKPWREGTSMANHIYRPNKNVDKDVYGGEELDKAIRTNRFVPDKEFGGTDRSGTGRSGPVQFEKEEDPFGLDQFLSQAKKASKRKEPEKRDERDKKKRRD, from the coding sequence ATGGATCTCTCAAGTATCCTTCCAAATCCAGTACAACCTATTTGGGACCGCGATGACGAACGGAGGAAACGGGCCGCATTGAAACCTTCCACAGTTATAGTGTCTGCCCAAGCAATAGCACCCCCTTATGGACAAAGACGGGGTTGGGTGCCCCGCAACGTTACCGATTTTGGGGACGGTGGTGCCTTTCCTGAAATTCACGTTGCCCAATACCCCCTCGAAATGGGGCGTAAGAAAAGTGCAACTTCTAATGCTTTGGCTGTGCAATTAGATGCCGATGGTAAAGTCAAGTATGATGTTCTGGCAAGACAGGGACATGGAAAGGACAAGATAGTCTATTCAAAGCTGTCTGATCTTTTACCCACTGAAGTGGTTTCGGAAAATGATCCATCACTTGAAAAGCCTGGGCAAGAAGAAATTGATGAGAACACTGAAAGAACTAGACTGGAGTTgatgaaaattacaaattcgaaaattgcAGCTGCAATGCCAGTGAGGGCTGCTGAGAAACTTGGCCCTGCTCAGTTTATTAGATACACCCCATCTCAGCAAGGTGCTGCTTTTAATTCTGGAGCAAAGCAAAGAGTTATTCGACTTGTTGAAGCTCAAGTGGACCCAATGGAACCgcctaaatttaaaataaacaaaaagattCCGAGGGGGCCTCCTTCACCTCCAGCCCCAGTACTGCATAGTCCCACTCGTCGAGTCACTGTTAAGGAACAAAAAGAATGGAAAATACCCCCATGTATTTCTAACTGGAAGAATGCCAAAGGATACACTGTGCCTTTGGATAAAAGATTAGCCGCTGATGGCAGAGGTCTTCAGCAATTGCAcatcaatgaaaattttgctaaaCTTGCTGAAGCTCTGTATATTGCTGACAGAAAGGCTCGAGAAGCAGTAGAAACTCGTGCCCAACTGGAGAAAAAATTGGctcaaaaggaaaaagaagcAAAAGAAGAGCATTTGCGTCAATTGGCTCAAAAAGCTCGTGACGAAAGGGCGGGCATTAAACCATCTGGATCTGGTCATACAAGAAATGTAGATGacgaagaaaaagaaagagaatTGCTCAGACATGACAGACACAAGGAACGGGCTCGCGAAAGGAACTTGGCTCGAGCAGCTCCTGAGAAGAGAAGCAAACTTCAAAGGGAAAGAGAAAGGGACATTTCTGAGCAAATAGCCCTGGGAATGCCTGCTCGAGGGCAATCATCAAATGAGACACAGTTTGATCAGCGATTATTTGGACAGTCTAAAGGCTTGGGTCAAGGCTATGGAGACGATGAGGCTTATAATGTGTATGACAAACCTTGGAGGGAAGGAACATCAATGGCCAATCACATTTACCGGCCAAACAAAAATGTGGACAAAGATGTGTATGGAGGAGAAGAGCTAGACAAGGCAATTAGGACAAATCGGTTTGTGCCAGACAAGGAGTTCGGAGGAACTGACAGGTCAGGAACTGGTCGCAGTGGACCTGTGCAATTTGAAAAGGAGGAGGATCCCTTTGGTTTGGATCAGTTCTTGTCACAAGCTAAGAAGGCCAGCAAGCGCAAGGAGCCTGAAAAGAGAGATGAACGtgataagaaaaaaaggaggGATTAG
- the LOC136341936 gene encoding beta-catenin-like protein 1, whose protein sequence is MDVGELLDYKPPQAVKHPADNSDKDDDVEKGRKMRKIAMAKAQQMVRASSPAPSLQSFDQISEEERAEIVKYVETEQAEGEVVDPVTIKKIVLNFEKRSLRNREMRIKFPDSPEKFMESELELHETLQEMRVLATAPDYYPILVKLQVIPSLLELLAHDNTDIAVATIELLQELSDVDILNESEEGAEALIEGLLEHQVIALLVQNLDRLDEGVKEEADGVHNTLSIIENLTELRKEICTECGKQGLLAWLLKRLKLKAPFDQNKLYVSEVLSIILQDNEKNRLLLGELDGIDTLLQQLAFYKRHDPSNAEEHELMENLFNSLCSSLMVVPNRDRFLKGEGLQLMNLMLREKKTSRNGSLKVLDYAMSGVYGKDNCNKFVDILGLRTIFPLFMKTPKKNRKKVLSSEAHEEHVCSIIASMLRNCRGSQRQRLISKFTENDHEKVDRLLELHFKYLEKVEGIDEALDERDENEDENYLKRLEGGLFTLQLVDYIIVEACAAGPPTIKQRVMQMLNLRGASLKTIRHIMREYAGNLGEEGEKDWRDQEQQHILHLVDKF, encoded by the exons ATGGATGTGGGAGAGCTCTTAGACTACAAG CCTCCGCAGGCCGTAAAGCATCCCGCAGATAACTCGGACAAAGACGATGATGTGGAAAAGGGGCGCAAAATGCGGAAAATTGCCATGGCCAAAGCCCAACAAATGGTCAGAGCTTCATCTCCCGCGCCATCCCTTCAAAGCTTCGATCAAATCTCTGAAGAAGAACGTGCGGAGATAGTCAAATACGTGGAGACTGAACAAGCTGAG GGTGAAGTCGTAGATCCAgtgaccattaaaaaaattgtcctcAACTTTGAGAAAAGGTCGTTGAGAAATCGGGAAATGCGCATTAAATTCCCAGATTCGCCggaaaaatttatggaaagtGAATTGGAGCTTCATGAAACTTTGCAAGAAATGAGAGTCCTGGCCACAGCCCCAGATTACTATCCCATATTAGTGAAGCTCCAAGTAATCCCTAGCCTTCTTGAGCTTCTGGCTCATGATAACACTGACATTGCTGTAGCAACAATTGAGCTCCTTCAAGAATTATCAGATGTGGATATACTGAATGAGTCAGAAGAAGGAGCAGAAGCTCTAATAGAAGGTTTACTTGAGCATCAAGTTATAGCTTTATTGGTGCAGAATCTGGACCGACTGGATGAAGGAGTAAAGGAAGAGGCCGATGGGGTACACAATACTTTGTCCATAATTGAAAACTTGACAGAGTTAAGAAAGGAAATCTGCACTGAGTGTGGCAAGCAAGGTTTGTTAGCTTGGCTGCTGAAACGCCTGAAATTGAAAGCCCCCTTTGATCAAAACAAACTATATGTGAGTGAAGTTTTGTCCATTATATTACAAGATAATGAGAAAAATAGGTTGCTGCTGGGGGAGTTGGATGGCATCGATACTTTGCTGCAACAGCTTGCTTTTTATAAGAGACATGACCCTTCAAATGCTGAAGAACATGAgcttatggaaaatttatttaatag TTTATGTAGCTCTTTGATGGTGGTTCCCAATAGGGATAGATTTTTGAAAGGGGAAGGTCTACAACTGATGAATTTGATGCTCAGGGAAAAGAAAACCTCCAGAAATGGATCTTTAAAAGTTCTAGATTATGCCATGTCTGGGGTATATGGCAAGGACAATT GCAATAAATTTGTGGACATCTTGGGTTTGAGGACCATATTTCCACTATTTATGaaaactccaaaaaaaaacagaaaaaaggtGCTCTCATCTGAAGCACATGAGGAGCATGTCTGCTCAATCATAGCCTCAATGCTGAGGAACTGCAGAGGCTCCCAGAGACAGAGACTTATAAGTAAATTCACTGAAAATGATCATGAAAAAGTAGACAGACTACTGGAGCTACATTTCAAATACCTGGAAAAAGTAGAGGGTATAGATGAGGCCCTTGATGAAAGGGATGAAAATGAGgacgaaaattatttaaagaggCTTGAGGGAGGACTTTTTACTTTACAGCTTGTTGATTATATCATTGTGGAAGCTTGTGCAGCAGGCCCTCCAACTATTAAACAGAGAGTTATGCAG ATGTTGAATTTGCGAGGAGCTTCGTTGAAAACTATCAGGCATATAATGCGCGAATATGCTGGAAATTTGGGTGAAGAGGGGGAAAAGGATTGGAGAGATCAGGAGCAACAGCACATTCTTCATTTGGTTGACAAGTTTTAG
- the LOC136342029 gene encoding transcription initiation factor TFIID subunit 6-like: MLKKLDQTIKSARFRPKPDLVLINLSPKAHQLSKEEQMYFRKVTEAAFGYNDQMRNECFGQLISDYQVTLILPYLCSFIRETIHCNLVFTDLTLLIYAMRMTKSLLSNNHLDLKPYIHELLPAVLSCALAKKISKYSSDNHWALRDFSTYVVASICEVYSDRLNNMKERVVNLYFSAIRDVNKGLATTYGAIRGLSSFGEAEVETYLLPNVMTISNKIRKALEMAQYGFHRNNQKQLLSEAKHVQNVMVTVCAPILLKTRTVSDGGLSYAKEFGYLGKPLYIHVKNLESVERAHTQQAQHMQRFSRFPQDIGAGRAWLSLG; this comes from the coding sequence ATGTTGAAAAAACTGGACCAAACGATAAAATCTGCAAGATTTCGCCCAAAACCGGACCTCGTACTCATCAACCTCAGCCCCAAAGCGCACCAACTCTCCAAGGAAGAGCAAATGTACTTCCGCAAGGTAACTGAAGCGGCGTTCGGCTACAACGACCAAATGCGAAACGAGTGCTTCGGGCAACTGATATCCGACTACCAGGTTACATTAATACTTCCTTATCTGTGCTCTTTCATACGAGAGACAATTCATTGCAACTTGGTTTTTACCGATTTAACATTGCTGATTTACGCGATGCGAATGACCAAGAGTCTGCTATCCAACAATCATCTGGACCTGAAGCCGTACATCCACGAGTTATTGCCTGCAGTCTTGTCGTGCGCTTTGGCCAAGAAAATCAGCAAATACAGCAGCGACAATCACTGGGCCTTGCGGGACTTCAGCACTTACGTGGTCGCCTCGATTTGTGAAGTTTATTCGGATAGGTTGAACAACATGAAGGAGAGGGTGGTTAATTTGTACTTTTCAGCGATTAGAGACGTGAACAAGGGACTCGCGACCACATACGGAGCCATCAGAGGTTTGAGCAGCTTCGGAGAGGCTGAAGTGGAGACGTATTTACTGCCCAACGTAATGACGATCAGCAACAAGATTCGCAAAGCGTTGGAAATGGCCCAGTATGGTTTCCATCGGAACAACCAGAAGCAGTTGCTGAGCGAGGCGAAGCACGTGCAGAACGTCATGGTGACCGTATGCGCCCCTATTTTACTCAAAACCCGCACGGTCAGCGACGGCGGGTTGTCCTATGCGAAGGAATTTGGATATTTGGGGAAGCCGTTGTACATTCACGTGAAGAATTTGGAGAGCGTGGAACGAGCGCACACTCAACAGGCTCAGCACATGCAGCGGTTTAGTCGCTTTCCGCAGGACATTGGGGCCGGTAGGGCCTGGTTGAGTTTGGGCTGA